The following are from one region of the Advenella mimigardefordensis DPN7 genome:
- a CDS encoding SDR family NAD(P)-dependent oxidoreductase, translating to MSQEFENKVVLITGGSQGIGLASARLFAQEGAKVGIIARSRDSLDKAVHILAEEGSHVVAVSANLLDANESERALDEIESQLGPVDILVNSAGAAKRHTPESLTPERWHSTFDAKFYPNLHTLHALLQRWTDRGRNRSDKDEQVGVAVNIIGTGGKQPTSSHLAGGAANAALMLTTVGLAAHYAPYGIRINGINPGFTLTGRIEQALTLESERRGISREQAFAEGEAQIPLGRYGRPEEIAQVALFLASPRSSYVVGAIIPVHGGAGPVI from the coding sequence ATGTCACAGGAATTTGAGAATAAAGTCGTGTTGATTACTGGCGGCAGCCAGGGTATCGGTCTGGCGAGCGCACGCCTTTTCGCTCAGGAAGGCGCCAAAGTTGGCATTATTGCCCGCTCCCGCGATTCTCTGGACAAGGCGGTGCACATTCTTGCAGAAGAAGGATCACATGTGGTCGCGGTATCTGCCAATCTGCTGGATGCCAACGAGTCAGAGCGTGCTCTGGATGAGATCGAGTCGCAACTGGGACCGGTGGACATTTTGGTCAACAGCGCTGGCGCAGCAAAGCGCCACACGCCGGAATCACTCACGCCTGAACGTTGGCACAGCACCTTCGATGCCAAGTTTTATCCTAATCTGCATACGCTGCATGCTCTGCTGCAACGCTGGACAGACCGCGGCCGCAATCGCAGTGACAAAGATGAACAGGTCGGCGTAGCGGTCAACATCATTGGGACCGGTGGAAAGCAGCCAACATCAAGCCACCTTGCCGGCGGTGCGGCCAACGCTGCCCTAATGCTGACAACCGTCGGTCTCGCCGCCCATTACGCGCCCTACGGTATCCGCATCAACGGCATCAACCCAGGTTTCACCCTGACCGGACGCATTGAGCAGGCGTTAACACTGGAAAGCGAACGCAGAGGTATTAGCCGGGAGCAAGCCTTTGCCGAAGGTGAAGCTCAGATTCCGCTGGGCCGCTACGGAAGGCCAGAGGAAATCGCACAAGTTGCGCTATTTCTGGCTAGTCCGCGTTCCAGCTATGTCGTAGGAGCGATCATTCCTGTCCATGGCGGCGCAGGACCGGTAATTTGA
- a CDS encoding ABC transporter permease: MNSSLFTYIARRLLQLVPIVFLIILVTFTLLRLAPGDLADVIAGESGSATPEYMAQLRSQFNLDLPATTVFYNYLGNLLHFDLGFSFRHGMAVADLIVDRVGPTLLLMLTSITLATVIGVTLGVLSARYRGSLLDEAISTISTLGFATPVFWVGLVLIVVFSVNLRWLPSSGMTSIGGPPITSWAGIIELLRHLILPASTLAFFYLSIYVRVTRSAMLEVYGLDFVRTARAKGLSESRVAIRHVLRNALLPVVTLTGLQLASLLGGSIVIETIFAWPGLGRLAYDAVFNRDINLLMGVFLFSSLLVVFMNLFVDILYAILDPRIAGRRS; encoded by the coding sequence ATGAATTCTTCCCTATTTACCTATATAGCACGCCGTTTGCTGCAATTGGTCCCCATCGTATTCCTGATCATTCTGGTTACTTTTACGTTACTGCGTCTTGCGCCAGGCGATCTGGCTGACGTCATTGCGGGAGAGTCCGGTTCGGCCACACCTGAATATATGGCGCAATTGCGCAGCCAGTTCAACCTTGATTTACCGGCTACTACCGTGTTTTACAACTATCTGGGAAATCTGCTTCATTTTGATCTCGGGTTTTCATTTCGTCACGGCATGGCGGTGGCCGACCTGATCGTTGATCGCGTGGGCCCAACCCTGCTGTTGATGCTGACAAGCATCACACTGGCCACGGTCATTGGAGTAACACTGGGTGTACTGTCTGCACGATACCGGGGCAGTCTGCTGGACGAAGCCATTTCCACTATCTCGACGCTCGGATTCGCCACGCCTGTTTTCTGGGTCGGACTCGTACTGATTGTCGTATTCTCAGTTAATCTACGCTGGCTACCTTCTTCGGGCATGACCAGCATCGGCGGACCACCGATCACCAGTTGGGCCGGAATCATCGAATTACTGCGCCATCTGATACTGCCTGCATCAACGCTGGCGTTCTTCTACCTATCAATATACGTCCGGGTAACGCGCTCTGCCATGCTGGAAGTGTATGGATTGGATTTCGTGCGCACTGCGCGGGCCAAGGGTTTGAGCGAGTCCAGAGTGGCGATCCGCCATGTTCTGCGCAACGCCCTGCTGCCTGTGGTCACATTGACTGGTCTGCAGTTGGCCTCACTGCTGGGTGGCTCCATCGTCATTGAAACTATCTTCGCCTGGCCCGGATTGGGACGACTCGCCTATGACGCCGTATTCAACCGCGACATCAATCTGCTGATGGGTGTTTTCCTGTTCAGCTCCTTACTTGTGGTCTTTATGAACCTGTTTGTCGATATTCTTTACGCAATACTTGACCCCCGGATTGCAGGGAGACGCTCGTGA
- a CDS encoding ABC transporter permease produces MTLRFIRKFIHSRPLVLGTVLLMLIVLAALLASLIYPQDPLDIVAPANLWPGTPGHYLGTDMMGRDMGSGLMHAAGVSLAVGFFAALLSVTVGIALGVLAGYFGGWIDDVLMRLTEMFQTFPSFLFAVVLVVILEPSIYSIIFAIGITAWPQIARLVRAEALRVRNAEFVTAARTIGLPNYRIVLSHVLPNSLAPVVVTTSVLMAHAILTEASLSFLGLGDPGVISWGSMIGMGRSTLRTAWYMTALPGVAIFITVISLMLLGNGLNDLFNPRVQANRK; encoded by the coding sequence GTGACCCTGCGTTTCATTAGAAAATTTATACATTCCCGCCCACTGGTACTAGGAACTGTACTGCTGATGCTGATTGTCCTGGCTGCACTGCTGGCCAGCCTGATATACCCCCAGGATCCGCTGGATATCGTGGCTCCCGCCAATCTATGGCCCGGTACGCCGGGACACTATCTGGGTACAGACATGATGGGACGCGACATGGGTTCAGGACTGATGCACGCGGCCGGCGTTTCGCTGGCTGTCGGTTTTTTTGCTGCATTGCTGTCTGTGACCGTCGGCATTGCGCTTGGGGTACTGGCCGGGTACTTCGGCGGCTGGATTGACGATGTGCTCATGCGTCTCACAGAAATGTTCCAGACCTTTCCAAGTTTTCTGTTTGCTGTGGTCTTGGTAGTCATTCTCGAACCGTCTATCTACAGCATCATCTTTGCTATTGGTATCACTGCTTGGCCGCAAATTGCCCGGCTGGTGCGCGCCGAGGCCCTGCGCGTACGTAATGCCGAGTTCGTAACAGCAGCACGCACCATTGGTCTGCCTAATTATCGAATCGTGCTTTCCCACGTACTGCCCAACAGCCTGGCACCCGTTGTGGTGACAACCTCCGTGCTGATGGCTCACGCAATTTTGACCGAAGCTTCGCTCTCATTCCTGGGTTTGGGTGATCCTGGTGTGATCTCTTGGGGCAGCATGATTGGTATGGGACGTTCAACCCTGCGCACCGCATGGTATATGACTGCCCTGCCTGGGGTGGCAATTTTTATAACCGTGATCAGCCTGATGTTGCTTGGAAACGGCCTGAACGATCTGTTCAATCCCCGGGTACAGGCGAACAGGAAATAG
- a CDS encoding class II aldolase/adducin family protein: protein MSLPIHPEASELQHRAQQQREDLAAAHRLAVWHDLTEGIYNHLTAIVPGHPDRFYVPPFGLHWSEIQASQLLTVDFSGRILEGEGILQRSAYCIHAPVHAAHSKHAVVLHTHMAYTSALVRLQDQKLQPLGQTEALLIDQIAYDDHYDGLARDCAEGERLAAVLGEKTILFMANHGVLVTGKTVAEAYDRLYCLERYARVHLHALWTGLPTKVLTPEQVAKVQHQINNTALHSADASTYKPAYQLHFEALRRLLDKREPDYAS from the coding sequence ATGTCATTACCTATCCATCCGGAAGCGTCAGAACTTCAGCACAGAGCACAACAGCAAAGAGAAGATCTTGCAGCAGCGCACCGGCTGGCGGTATGGCACGACCTGACCGAAGGCATCTACAACCATCTCACCGCCATTGTCCCAGGACACCCTGACCGCTTCTATGTACCTCCGTTCGGGCTCCACTGGAGCGAAATCCAGGCCAGTCAATTGCTAACCGTGGATTTCTCGGGCAGGATTCTGGAAGGCGAAGGTATTTTGCAACGTTCGGCATACTGCATCCACGCTCCCGTTCATGCAGCTCATTCGAAGCACGCGGTGGTTCTGCATACCCATATGGCGTACACAAGCGCCCTGGTGCGTCTGCAGGACCAAAAACTGCAACCCCTTGGACAGACTGAGGCATTGCTGATCGATCAGATTGCCTATGATGATCACTATGACGGGCTGGCACGTGATTGTGCCGAAGGTGAACGACTAGCTGCAGTTCTGGGTGAGAAAACCATTCTGTTCATGGCCAATCATGGCGTGCTGGTCACAGGCAAAACCGTCGCAGAAGCCTACGATCGTCTCTATTGCCTTGAACGCTACGCCCGGGTGCATCTGCACGCGCTGTGGACAGGATTACCCACAAAAGTGCTTACCCCAGAGCAAGTAGCCAAAGTGCAGCACCAAATCAACAATACCGCTCTGCATAGTGCGGACGCAAGCACATACAAGCCCGCTTACCAGCTTCACTTTGAAGCGCTGCGCCGTCTGCTGGACAAACGCGAACCGGATTATGCATCATGA
- a CDS encoding acyl-CoA dehydrogenase family protein, translating into MNAIESITYEQDRSASISNEHLSLVSSTLPALLAELAENAAQRDRDRTLPYDEIRRLTSLGFAAARVPAEYGGNDIDILEQAKLFIQLAQADPNIAQALQPHACGLEKIRIYGTPTQRAHYFSLVLQGAIITNASAERGSAIVGDIKVRLSRDDDAWTLNGDKHYCTGSLYASHFYILALRDDGQRSIALVPRDRPGVEVLDDWNGMGQRTTASGTVRLRQVSVAENELLLLPAAGTVRTYEGAYAQLLHAAIDCGIALAAFADATEYGRNRARPVPEAGVSRSSDDPYVQQAVGEMAALAHGAQAMVERAAAVLQAVVPDALSHRADETRLSNASIAVAEAKMAATHASLRVSEMLYQVGGASATTRIWNFDRHWRNARTHTTHDPVAYKAKAVGNYYLNGTLPPINTKI; encoded by the coding sequence ATGAATGCCATTGAATCAATAACATACGAACAAGATCGTTCAGCATCCATCAGCAATGAGCACTTATCTTTGGTCAGCAGCACATTGCCCGCGCTGTTAGCTGAATTGGCTGAGAACGCCGCTCAACGGGATCGTGACCGAACCCTGCCGTATGACGAAATTCGTCGGCTTACCTCACTCGGATTTGCTGCAGCACGGGTTCCTGCGGAGTATGGCGGCAATGATATTGATATTCTTGAACAGGCAAAGCTGTTTATCCAGCTGGCTCAGGCCGACCCCAATATCGCCCAGGCATTACAGCCACACGCATGCGGCCTGGAAAAAATCCGGATTTACGGTACGCCAACCCAGCGCGCTCACTATTTTTCACTTGTCCTGCAGGGTGCCATCATCACCAATGCGTCGGCTGAACGCGGCAGCGCGATCGTCGGTGATATTAAGGTTAGACTTTCCAGGGATGACGATGCGTGGACGCTGAACGGCGATAAGCACTATTGCACCGGCAGCCTGTACGCAAGCCATTTCTATATCCTGGCTCTGCGAGACGATGGACAGCGCAGCATTGCACTCGTACCAAGGGATCGGCCGGGCGTTGAGGTGCTTGATGACTGGAATGGTATGGGTCAGCGCACCACAGCCAGTGGCACCGTCCGTCTGCGCCAGGTTTCGGTAGCCGAGAACGAACTGCTATTGCTTCCCGCTGCAGGAACCGTCAGGACATACGAAGGCGCGTATGCGCAGTTGCTGCATGCGGCCATCGACTGCGGTATTGCGCTGGCAGCCTTCGCCGACGCAACCGAATATGGTCGCAACCGCGCTCGTCCCGTGCCGGAAGCGGGTGTTTCCCGCAGCAGCGATGACCCTTACGTACAGCAGGCCGTAGGAGAAATGGCAGCGCTGGCCCATGGCGCGCAGGCGATGGTCGAACGAGCAGCTGCCGTCTTGCAGGCAGTCGTTCCCGACGCCTTAAGCCACCGGGCAGATGAAACGAGGCTGAGCAATGCCTCCATCGCCGTCGCTGAAGCAAAAATGGCAGCAACCCACGCCAGCCTGCGTGTCAGCGAAATGCTTTATCAGGTTGGCGGCGCAAGCGCAACAACGCGTATCTGGAATTTCGATCGCCACTGGCGGAATGCGCGTACCCACACCACTCACGACCCGGTCGCCTATAAGGCCAAGGCGGTAGGCAATTACTATCTGAACGGCACGCTGCCCCCTATCAATACCAAAATCTGA
- a CDS encoding LLM class flavin-dependent oxidoreductase, translating to MTNTTLPLPSLPGQSPLGQALEQPLLLGLFLPIHNGGWTMSTLPRDTDWTFDYNAKLTRQAEQLGFDLAFGPAHWLSKGGFGGETKYREQSLDAFIATCALAAVTQRILLVSTIHILYGPWHPLHLAKFGATLDHIAKGRWGLNIVTGFRKDEWAMFGQQQIDHDTRYQIADEYVDILSKLWSSNENLDYESNRWQLKQAFITPKPQYGRPILVSATSSPAGIASAVRHSDLIFITSPTGAQFEKAIGALPQLNASVKEHAVRQGRDVRTLINPMIICRETEQEARQVYQSILAKADQGAIDGFFHSHATGDSRSWRGHERDERTVGGNIQLVGTPEQIVEQLLQLKNAGCDGIQICFFDYEPELTYFGERVIPLLEQAGLRKPIAQSLA from the coding sequence ATGACCAACACGACTTTACCTCTGCCATCCCTGCCCGGCCAAAGCCCGCTGGGACAGGCACTTGAGCAGCCTCTACTGCTGGGATTATTCCTGCCGATCCATAACGGGGGCTGGACCATGTCTACATTGCCAAGAGATACAGACTGGACCTTCGATTACAACGCAAAATTGACCAGGCAGGCTGAACAGCTCGGGTTTGACCTGGCTTTCGGACCGGCACACTGGCTCTCCAAAGGCGGCTTTGGCGGAGAAACGAAATACCGCGAGCAATCGCTTGATGCGTTTATTGCTACTTGCGCTCTTGCTGCTGTCACGCAAAGGATACTACTCGTCTCGACTATTCACATTCTGTACGGCCCCTGGCATCCGCTACATCTGGCCAAGTTCGGCGCTACGCTCGATCATATAGCCAAAGGCCGCTGGGGCCTGAATATCGTCACCGGTTTTCGCAAGGACGAGTGGGCCATGTTCGGACAACAGCAAATTGATCACGACACACGCTACCAAATCGCAGATGAATATGTCGATATTCTGAGCAAACTCTGGAGCAGCAATGAAAACCTTGACTATGAGAGCAACCGCTGGCAGCTTAAACAAGCCTTTATCACGCCCAAACCTCAATACGGGCGTCCAATACTGGTCAGCGCAACGAGCTCGCCAGCCGGTATTGCAAGCGCTGTCCGACATTCAGACTTGATTTTCATCACCAGTCCAACCGGTGCACAATTTGAGAAAGCCATCGGCGCCCTGCCTCAGCTGAATGCCAGCGTCAAGGAGCACGCGGTACGCCAGGGTCGAGACGTTCGTACGCTGATCAATCCCATGATTATTTGCCGTGAAACCGAACAGGAAGCGCGGCAGGTATACCAGTCCATCCTGGCAAAGGCCGATCAGGGCGCGATTGATGGGTTCTTCCACTCTCATGCGACCGGAGACAGCCGCTCCTGGCGTGGTCACGAGCGGGACGAACGTACTGTAGGCGGAAACATCCAATTGGTCGGCACACCCGAACAGATTGTTGAACAGTTGCTGCAACTGAAGAACGCCGGTTGCGATGGTATACAGATCTGCTTCTTCGATTACGAGCCGGAACTGACCTACTTCGGTGAGCGCGTCATTCCTCTGCTGGAACAGGCTGGGTTGCGCAAACCCATTGCCCAATCTCTGGCATAG
- a CDS encoding rhodanese-like domain-containing protein, with protein sequence MTHASAIVALAIEPTTLHNWLSDNQEIALIDVSEAGQFGEQHLFFATNFPYSRLEPALLDKVPRNDTRLVFTSTDGVVAQLAASRAIELGYNHVHWLAGGTQQWQQENYKTFQGVNVPSKAFSEYVEHAFSTGSITAEALMHAQQSGQDLILLDSRTVQEHRKFHIPGAISCPGGEIVTRFHDVVTSPDTLVVVTCAGRTRGIIGAQSLIDAGVTNRVVALSGGTQGWRLAGLDLYYGPGQETQPASTSAQESARAKARQLEERSSLARINSETLHAWQADQTHTTYIFDIRSRDEFEAGHLAGATWAEGVQLIQCFDEYAVVRHARVVIVDSDGSRATLVAHWLHRLGAQVVLFSPADENASSTSPDVDTAAVARDWEGTPSINAQTAWEWATQGAVLLDARSSERYLQSHAPGALWINRSAIGSTIIEKIEAAGRAIVLADDDTVARLLVQTLLTHLKETVVPGQLAVVEDGFDAWQTAGLALENAPVDLDKHVRIDYLFWLHDRHDGNLDASAAYLQWEADLPTQIGPTSEAGFRLP encoded by the coding sequence ATGACACACGCATCCGCCATAGTAGCTCTGGCCATTGAACCGACGACGTTGCACAACTGGCTTTCGGATAACCAGGAAATCGCCCTGATTGACGTCAGCGAGGCCGGCCAGTTTGGCGAACAGCATTTATTCTTCGCAACCAATTTTCCCTACAGCCGGCTGGAACCTGCACTACTCGACAAGGTGCCGCGCAACGATACGCGTCTTGTATTTACCTCTACGGACGGTGTCGTGGCGCAGCTTGCTGCATCCAGGGCAATTGAACTCGGCTACAACCATGTACACTGGCTGGCTGGCGGTACGCAGCAATGGCAGCAGGAGAACTATAAAACGTTTCAGGGCGTGAACGTTCCCAGCAAGGCCTTCTCGGAATATGTCGAGCACGCGTTTAGCACAGGGTCCATAACAGCTGAAGCGCTGATGCACGCGCAGCAATCGGGACAGGATCTGATCCTGCTTGACTCACGTACAGTGCAAGAACATCGCAAATTTCATATACCCGGTGCCATCAGTTGTCCCGGAGGCGAGATTGTCACGCGCTTCCACGATGTCGTCACGTCGCCTGATACACTCGTGGTAGTAACCTGCGCTGGCCGAACCCGGGGTATTATCGGTGCACAAAGTCTTATCGATGCGGGCGTAACTAATCGCGTCGTGGCGCTCTCCGGTGGTACGCAAGGGTGGAGGCTCGCCGGTCTGGACCTGTACTATGGACCCGGCCAGGAAACGCAACCTGCTAGTACGAGCGCTCAGGAAAGTGCGCGCGCCAAGGCACGTCAATTGGAAGAGCGCTCAAGCCTTGCACGGATCAATTCTGAAACACTGCATGCCTGGCAGGCAGATCAGACTCACACTACGTATATATTCGACATTCGAAGTCGTGATGAATTCGAAGCCGGTCATCTGGCCGGAGCTACCTGGGCCGAGGGCGTTCAACTGATTCAATGTTTCGACGAGTATGCAGTAGTGCGCCACGCACGTGTTGTGATCGTCGACAGCGACGGCAGTCGTGCCACCCTTGTCGCCCACTGGCTGCACCGATTGGGTGCGCAAGTCGTGTTGTTCTCGCCAGCCGACGAAAATGCGTCATCAACGAGCCCTGATGTCGATACTGCCGCCGTAGCCAGGGATTGGGAAGGCACTCCGTCAATCAATGCACAAACGGCGTGGGAGTGGGCAACACAAGGCGCTGTTCTTCTTGATGCTCGCAGCAGTGAGCGTTACCTGCAATCACATGCTCCAGGCGCACTGTGGATCAATAGATCAGCAATCGGATCGACGATCATCGAGAAAATCGAAGCTGCGGGTCGGGCCATTGTTCTTGCCGACGATGACACCGTCGCGCGCCTGCTGGTGCAAACTTTGCTCACACACCTCAAAGAAACCGTAGTGCCGGGGCAGTTGGCCGTTGTCGAAGACGGATTCGACGCATGGCAAACTGCCGGGCTGGCCTTGGAAAACGCCCCCGTCGATCTGGACAAGCATGTGAGGATCGATTACCTGTTCTGGCTGCACGACAGACATGATGGTAATCTTGACGCAAGCGCAGCCTATTTACAGTGGGAGGCAGATCTGCCTACACAAATTGGGCCTACCTCCGAAGCTGGATTCAGACTGCCATGA
- a CDS encoding ketopantoate reductase family protein produces the protein MTRICIYGAGAIGSHFAVRLAQCPGVSLSLIARGEHLVTIQNNGLTLETDSGNVHATISQAVGHARNLPPQDIVIVGLKATDIADHAQHIGSLLTDNGIAVFINNGIPWWWGYGLDAALTRAAAESNADTPTLALLDPDGALWSHIRPERVIGGVVYSPNEIVKPGHVRHRGQTRILLGEPAPQAVAKSTRLSALIKLLNSAGLTATAAKDIRASVWEKLLVNIANNTICALTRLDNQARMRSPDLFNLGRTLQAEIRAVAAAMGWSVPPAVESRPTVETAAPAPGHRPSMLQDVLRGRALEVDALVGQPLQFARQFGIATPVLTLVHTLLSGLDCSVKQQAARAPDHA, from the coding sequence ATGACCCGTATCTGCATCTACGGCGCGGGTGCCATCGGCAGCCACTTCGCGGTGCGTCTGGCGCAGTGCCCGGGCGTTTCGCTCTCTCTCATTGCGCGTGGCGAGCATTTGGTCACCATCCAGAACAATGGACTAACATTGGAAACCGATAGCGGCAATGTTCATGCCACGATCAGCCAGGCAGTCGGTCATGCCCGGAATCTGCCGCCGCAGGACATTGTCATTGTCGGGTTAAAGGCCACCGATATCGCTGACCATGCGCAACACATCGGATCATTGCTCACCGATAACGGTATCGCCGTGTTTATTAATAACGGAATTCCCTGGTGGTGGGGTTACGGCCTGGATGCTGCTTTAACCCGTGCCGCGGCAGAGTCGAATGCAGACACGCCAACACTTGCCTTGCTGGATCCCGATGGGGCCCTCTGGTCCCATATCAGACCGGAACGTGTCATCGGAGGTGTCGTCTATTCCCCAAACGAAATTGTAAAGCCGGGTCATGTCAGGCATCGGGGACAGACACGCATTCTGCTGGGTGAACCGGCACCGCAAGCAGTAGCCAAAAGCACGCGCTTGTCTGCACTGATCAAGCTATTGAATTCTGCCGGACTGACCGCGACTGCTGCCAAGGACATTCGGGCGTCTGTTTGGGAAAAGCTGCTGGTCAATATCGCCAACAATACGATCTGCGCCCTTACCCGCCTGGATAATCAGGCGCGTATGCGCTCTCCTGATCTCTTCAATCTGGGTCGGACCCTGCAAGCCGAAATCCGCGCAGTGGCCGCAGCCATGGGCTGGTCAGTGCCCCCCGCAGTTGAATCGCGCCCCACTGTAGAGACAGCAGCACCCGCCCCTGGTCATCGGCCCTCAATGCTGCAGGACGTACTTCGTGGACGGGCCCTGGAAGTGGACGCGTTGGTTGGCCAACCGTTGCAATTTGCCCGCCAGTTTGGGATAGCCACGCCCGTATTAACACTCGTTCACACCCTCCTGAGCGGTTTGGATTGCTCAGTCAAACAGCAAGCAGCACGTGCGCCTGATCACGCATGA
- a CDS encoding acyl-CoA dehydrogenase family protein, whose product MSYTTTHLIPNELLQRITAGAAERDAKRDLPFALIQELKASGFGHQRLSGTYGGEGATLVHMFSAAFQLAEADPNVAHIWRNHHVVMERLLNTPSQHPLLNKLRARVIAGDMIGQANTEINHPQIGGNVPFFSRLVKNNGKYELNGKKFYSTGALYSDWIYAPVSLEDDRRVIVILPKNRKGIETIDDWTGMGQRLTGSGTTIFEHVHVDSDEILFPEDIPQQQGQFGSTIAQLYLTSIVAGIVSAITRDAAELLGKRHRNFYYAPDSAGARDPLLLAAMGEQQAAAFAVHAIVQAAAAVADKAYIALIAQDSQAGDFLQDAAAAAAKAKITVDRIAQHTASALFDIAGASATLAHHNLDRHWRNIRTLSSHNPITHKAYALGNLSINGVPLPTQGFF is encoded by the coding sequence ATGAGTTACACCACCACCCATCTCATCCCAAATGAACTATTGCAGCGTATCACCGCAGGTGCGGCAGAGCGCGACGCCAAACGCGATCTGCCCTTTGCGCTGATCCAGGAACTTAAAGCCAGCGGTTTCGGGCACCAACGCCTGTCCGGCACCTACGGCGGTGAGGGGGCCACGCTTGTCCATATGTTTTCGGCAGCGTTTCAATTGGCAGAAGCAGATCCGAACGTGGCCCACATTTGGAGAAATCACCATGTCGTAATGGAGCGTCTGCTGAATACGCCATCACAACACCCTTTGCTGAACAAGTTGCGCGCTCGCGTTATTGCAGGAGATATGATCGGCCAGGCAAATACCGAGATCAATCACCCGCAGATTGGAGGCAATGTTCCATTCTTCAGCAGACTGGTAAAAAACAACGGGAAATATGAATTGAATGGCAAGAAATTTTATTCAACCGGCGCGCTCTATTCCGACTGGATTTATGCCCCGGTTTCCCTGGAAGATGACCGGCGAGTCATTGTGATACTGCCAAAAAACCGAAAAGGCATAGAGACAATCGACGACTGGACGGGTATGGGGCAACGACTGACGGGGAGCGGCACTACGATCTTTGAACATGTTCATGTGGACTCCGACGAGATACTTTTTCCCGAAGACATTCCTCAACAGCAGGGTCAGTTCGGCTCCACTATCGCACAGCTATACCTGACAAGCATTGTCGCGGGTATTGTGTCCGCCATCACTCGCGATGCTGCCGAGCTGCTCGGCAAACGCCACCGCAATTTCTACTATGCTCCGGATTCAGCTGGTGCGCGTGATCCCTTGCTACTTGCCGCTATGGGTGAACAGCAGGCAGCTGCTTTTGCGGTCCACGCAATTGTCCAGGCTGCCGCTGCTGTCGCCGATAAGGCGTACATTGCCCTCATCGCACAGGACAGCCAGGCCGGTGATTTTCTGCAAGATGCCGCTGCGGCAGCTGCCAAAGCAAAAATAACGGTGGACCGTATAGCGCAACACACAGCCTCTGCGCTGTTCGACATTGCGGGAGCCTCGGCCACCCTCGCACATCACAATCTGGACCGACATTGGCGCAATATACGCACGCTATCCAGCCACAACCCGATCACTCATAAAGCGTATGCACTGGGTAACCTAAGCATCAATGGCGTTCCGCTACCCACTCAGGGTTTTTTCTAA